From a region of the Drosophila ananassae strain 14024-0371.13 chromosome Y unlocalized genomic scaffold, ASM1763931v2 tig00000150, whole genome shotgun sequence genome:
- the LOC123258242 gene encoding uncharacterized protein LOC123258242 yields the protein MANNDTTQDDADAFHDTFTRGSDAVINSAAVKIPPFWTEHPELWLSQIEAQFVLAGITADDTKFNTILASIEAPVLARIADAIVNQPGTGKYENLKSCILERFCESEQKKIQKLISETDLGDKRPTELSNELNALANKFDETFLKALF from the coding sequence ATGGCAAACAATGACACCACACAAGACGACGCCGACGCCTTTCACGATACCTTTACTCGCGGTTCCGACGCAGTTATTAACAGCGCAGCGGTTAAAATTCCGCCCTTTTGGACCGAGCACCCAGAATTATGGCTGTCGCAAATCGAAGCCCAATTCGTTCTGGCAGGAATAACTGCAGACGACACGAAATTCAACACGATCCTGGCGTCAATCGAAGCACCGGTACTGGCCCGAATTGCCGACGCCATCGTCAACCAACCAGGCACAGGCAAGTACGAAAACTTAAAGTCGTGCATTTTGGAACGCTTCTGCGAAAGCGAGCAGAAGAAAATCCAGAAGTTGATTTCGGAGACTGACCTTGGTGACAAGCGCCCCACAGAACTGTCCAACGAGTTAAACGCACTCGCCAACAAATTTGACGAAACTTTCTTAAAAGCACTTTTTTAA